tcctcactatcagtagctgcaatttggcagtacgcccagacctttGTTTTGAGAACCAAAGATATCTCCGTTTCAAGGTCTCAGTTTAGAAAGAAGAAGCCtagtgaggtattggtctgtcacatgttatgaaccagtattggtcagtcacatgaatgaaacaaaacggtaagGATGAatgaattatgctaaatcatgcaaatataacttgtctgtgtatagccgtatataagacaactgctgggactgccccagcagagctcctgattgacatgtgtactatggtggaTTGAGTTGGTTGGAAACTCTCCAGTGCGCTGATAATAACGGATTATTATTTTAAGATCGACTATGAGTGTCCCTGGTGGTCATTTCCACGACACGGTaatgaatttccacgacaatttCCACTCAGTTTGCGAATCACTTGTGTCAAGGAGTCGAGGAGAAAAAAGGGAAATTACCTGGCCCTGATGGCCTGTCAGTTGAATTTTATAGGTATTTTGGGGAGTTACTAAAAGACCCTATTTCTAATATGTTTCAAGATTgcattgaaaattgtgaaatgGTTTCCACTATGAAGCAGGGCCTTATTTCACTGATTCTAAAGCCTGATAAAGACCCCTCTCTCATTGACCATTGGAGACCAATCACTTTATTAAATattgattacaaattgattgctctggtttatgcCAAAAGATTAAAGAAAGGATTAGATCAAATWAAAAATTCAACATAAGTTCCAACATTCTTTTAGTCTAGGACCTTATGGACTATTCAGAAGCAATTGACTCAGATGCTGTTATTTTGTTTCTAGACTTKtgtaaagcctttgacacaattgaaCATTATTTTCTCTTTCGGTATCTGAACATGTTTGGTTTTGGTGAAAATGTTATCAAAGTCATTTGCATGTTTTACAGAGATATAAATAGTTCTGTGATACTAAAATATCAAATTTTGGTAGTGGGACTTtatctctagatattctgaataaTGGCTTTACAACTTTTGACAGAGAAATCAAAATTTCCCTGCTGGCTGACRATGCTACTATTTTTTTAATGACAAAGACCATGCCCTTAATGCCAGCACTGCATTCTCTATTGCGTCTGGATTCAAActgaatgtttctaaatgtgaaatcYTATGTTTTTATGACTCGGATGATAAAGGAATAGAAAATATTCCTCTCATAGAACTACTTTTAATATTTAGGAATACATCTATAAATCACTCAGGCAGACAACATTTCTCtcctaaaatgtagaaaatcaaGATCATATTTAATAACTGGATACAAAGTGATCTATCTATACTTGGGAGAGTgcttctgtccaaggcagagggaTTGTCTGTCTTGTGTACCCCTTGTTGTCTTTATTTGTAAATCACTCTACCTTTAGAGATTAACAAGATCTTTCTTGACTTCATCTGTAAAATTAAGTCTCTCAAATTAAAAAAGTCTATACTCTCAAATAAAAGATCTGAAGGAGGTCTGGAAGTGTTGGATTTTGATGACACACTTAAGCTCAATTGTTTAAAAATATGTTTGGTCAATACAGAATCAATTTGGTATTTCAGTTGGGAGGTCTTACATTTGCACTGACATTTAATTATCTTCCCAAAAGATTACCCactaaattggctaggtttcaccaacaagctttTTTGGCAGCATGTTTACTCCTgacattagctaggtttccatccaatttgcaacAGATTTTCATAATAATATTTTAAAATCTGCACagaacaatatgcgcattttcccaccagagatgtgtttccatcaaacggACATAttgtcagtgcttgacttggactgaaataggtgccggtactcattttgggagccggtactgtttatatcaAATAAGCCAAACATTTTTTGTTCACCAAATTCAACACTCTCATTGGCTGACGTCCTTACAACAACTCCTTTCTTGTTGGAGGGAGACAGATGTTCTGCCCAGTTGggcctctcttttcctcttcctctctgggaaGAATCACAAATGCAGGATTCCCTAAAATGTGTTGATTAATAATAATTCCCTCGGGAAACAACGTTTCCATACAGGTTCCTAAaagtcccaaggatcccagatagcaaggACCCTTTTGGGAAATGATAGATTATGCAACCAAAAATTATGTTTcccaattattttatttattatcgcAAATACATCAGTCTTACGATAGGCAAGGTTCTTCTTTTTTTGTGCATTTATCATACATTTTAGGATACTAATATTTKCCAAGTACCTCAACTCCTCCACGGAGTTGGGCGCAGACTAAAGTCTTTTAAATGAACCTCCGAGCCGCTATGCGTTGATACTTATAAAATGTAAATTCTTAAACTCGTACCATGTACAtatgtttgtcttctgttgttttatttgtttgctAATTAATAATTGTTTaataaaacaatcaaataaaaccaccgacaaaaaacatttttaagtACGAAAGCATTGCAAGACGGAGGTTAATTGAAAAAACTTGTCTGCTGCAACTCTGTGGAGGAATTCCTGTAGTTGGTAACAAGTCAGCCCCATGTCCCAACAGACTCCCATAGTTGGTAACAAGTCAGCCCCATGTCCCAACAGACTCCCATAGTTGGTAACAAGTCAGCCCCATGTCCCAACAGACTCCCATAGTTGTAGTGATTCCATTGATTCATTTGTTGCGTGAAATGAAAGGGTtctagaaaaacatgttttccaatGTCCATTAATATTGCTCTGCAGTCTGCACAGAATGACAAGTTTACAGACAGAGTTTGTTAAATCTGTCTGTCATTTTTTCTGTAGCACAGCCTTGAGGATATTAAAGATAGTATCTGTGTTGGTGATGCCTTCTCAATGCAGGAAATTGCTGATTTTagtcagtacaacacacacaactcacccagCTCCATCACYTGAAGCATCCCCAAACCACAGAACATTATTtagccacacagagagacagaaaaacatcCAACATCTGGGAAGCTTTTGTAAGGATGCCATATCTTCTCATCAACACACTACTCCGCCTGGTCAGTAGCCTATTTTCTATTTTCACCATTGATTTTGCATATGTTGAGAGAGACATGTATGTCTTCAACAATGTGTTGGTTTAATTAAGTAGAGCAGCACCATTAATTATGTCAATATAATGTAAAGATGAGTTGTGACAAACATCTTTTACCTTgctttatttctacaatttgtgCAAGATATACAGTAATTGGTCATAGAAAACAAATCATGTTGCAGTCCAATTGGGAGGGCATTGGAAATGAAGTTGACCTTGCGTTATCACTGTGCTTTAGGTGACGGGTCCAACAATGGTTGGTGATGAGTTTTCAGACCCATCCATAATAAACTACTTAGGAGCCAGAAAGACCAACAAATTGGGGAACAACTTTTGAGTAATTTGCATAATTTACTGCTTTTTAAAAGAAGCTCAGAATCTACAGAAAATGTGTAGTGTAAAAAATGTGTTAACAACATACCCTTCAAAGGGCATACAAATTCCTTAGTGTTACTTCATGGCCCTAACTATGCTTACTCCATTTACTGAATTTCTGTATGAATTTACAACAAATACCCAAACACCACAGTGTTGGTTTATAAATGTAAAACCCTCGGCTGCCATGGATTtacattgtgcaaatgtatggtACTAATGCAATGTGTTCTCAGGCAAATAATAACGAGATCATTGCATTTCCAGTTGGGAGTACCATGTGGACGAGCCTCCCCGGGTGGTTCTGGACAAGCTGGAGAAGGTGGGCTTCTCTGTGGTGACCATGACAGGCGTGGGGTAAACACTGGTTTGGTGTCTAAACAAGGACACCATCATGTGAAAGTTGTTACTAACCACTTGGTCTCGCTGCAACAATGCATGAGTGTTTTCACCAGTCAGTTAGACTTGTACTACTGCATTCACTGTGTGTTTGTTGATTGGAGGGGTGTCTATGGTCAGTGATAACTTGGGtaaggatatactgtatgttttttctCTAGAACATATGTCGGTGTAATTTAATTGTTGATTATATAATATGACGTGGCTACAGTATTTGATGTGCCTGCAGTACTGATGTCATAGTGTATTTACAGTAAAATATCATTTGGAGACATTCAAGCAAATTGCACTTTGATGTAGCTACATtcactactgtacatacagtcCTCTGTCTATGTTACTAAATTGTTGCTTGTGACAAATCCTATAGTATGTTGCACATTTGGTATCATGTATTTTTTAAGGCCTCAATaaatcataaaataaaaatagcccagttgtgtttttgtgttataTGTTTTCTCATCAAATGCTATTTCTTTATGACGGCAATATTCCAATCTACTGTATTCCTCCTGCAAACGtgtggcctgattggtggagtgctacagaaatggttgtccttctagaagattctcccatctccacagaggaactctagagctctgtcagcgtgaccatcgggttcttggtctcctatctgaccaaggcccttctcacccgattgctcagtttggctggtcggccagctcgaggaagagtcttggtggttccaaacttcttccattta
Above is a genomic segment from Salvelinus sp. IW2-2015 linkage group LG28, ASM291031v2, whole genome shotgun sequence containing:
- the LOC111954182 gene encoding GTP cyclohydrolase 1 feedback regulatory protein-like, producing the protein MPYLLINTLLRLVTGPTMVGDEFSDPSIINYLGARKTNKLGNNFWEYHVDEPPRVVLDKLEKVGFSVVTMTGVG